In the Alteromonas sp. M12 genome, one interval contains:
- the lipA gene encoding lipoyl synthase, translating to MSNARPQAGVKLRDDEKVKHIPITIVPTEKEQMLRKPEWIKIKLPRTTEKIDHIKQTLRKNNLYSVCEEASCPNLAECFNHGTATFMILGDICTRRCPFCDVAHGKPLPPSAEEPIKLAKTIAEMGLKYVVITSVDRDDLRDGGAQHFVDCINAIREHSPSTKIEVLVPDFRGRMDRALEIFKQGVPDVFNHNLETIPRLYRECRPGANYQWSLDLLKKFKEQHPEIPTKSGLMMGMGEDKQEISLVLDDLRAHNVDMLTLGQYLQPSKHHYPLKRYVHPSEFDELGDYAHSIGFTHAACGPMVRSSYHADKQAAGVEVK from the coding sequence ATGAGTAACGCACGACCACAAGCTGGAGTAAAACTCCGCGATGATGAGAAAGTAAAACACATTCCCATTACGATTGTTCCCACAGAAAAAGAACAAATGTTGCGTAAGCCTGAGTGGATCAAAATTAAATTACCCCGTACAACGGAAAAAATTGATCACATCAAACAAACCCTGCGCAAAAATAATCTGTATTCTGTATGTGAAGAAGCAAGCTGCCCTAACTTAGCGGAGTGTTTCAACCATGGTACAGCTACCTTTATGATTTTGGGTGATATCTGTACCAGACGTTGTCCATTTTGTGACGTTGCCCACGGAAAGCCTTTACCTCCAAGTGCAGAAGAACCGATTAAACTTGCTAAAACCATTGCTGAGATGGGATTAAAGTACGTGGTCATTACGTCTGTTGACCGTGATGATTTGCGTGATGGCGGTGCTCAACATTTTGTCGATTGTATTAATGCTATTCGTGAACACAGCCCATCGACCAAAATTGAAGTACTGGTACCCGACTTTCGTGGCCGTATGGATCGCGCACTAGAAATATTTAAACAAGGTGTGCCAGACGTGTTTAATCATAACTTGGAAACCATACCTCGTCTTTATCGAGAATGTCGTCCAGGGGCAAACTATCAGTGGTCACTCGATCTTCTCAAAAAATTCAAAGAACAACATCCTGAGATCCCGACTAAATCAGGCTTAATGATGGGAATGGGTGAAGACAAGCAAGAGATAAGCTTAGTGTTAGACGATTTGCGTGCTCACAATGTTGATATGCTTACGTTGGGACAATATCTGCAACCTAGCAAACACCATTACCCTTTAAAACGTTATGTACACCCGTCTGAATTTGACGAATTAGGTGACTATGCTCACAGCATTGGATTTACTCACGCAGCCTGCGGACCTATGGTGCGTTCCAGTTATCATGCTGACAAGCAAGCCGCTGGGGTCGAAGTAAAATAG
- the lipB gene encoding lipoyl(octanoyl) transferase LipB, whose translation MSLVVRQLGKQSYQPIWQAMQDFTDSRDATVADEIWLVEHLPVFTQGQAGKEEHLLAPGDIPVVKVDRGGQVTYHGPGQQTMYVLLDIKRRKLGVRNLVTALESCVVNTLQDYAINAYPKADAPGVYVDEKKVCSVGLRIRKGCSFHGLALNVNMDLSPFNRINPCGYAGLEMINCATIGGPQSVNAAGTKLVEHFCNLLNIDHKEYKEGFDE comes from the coding sequence ATGTCTTTAGTTGTTCGTCAATTAGGTAAACAAAGTTATCAGCCCATCTGGCAGGCAATGCAAGATTTTACCGATTCTCGAGACGCAACTGTTGCAGATGAAATATGGTTAGTTGAACACTTACCTGTGTTTACCCAAGGTCAGGCTGGTAAAGAAGAACACTTATTAGCACCTGGGGATATCCCCGTGGTGAAAGTCGACCGAGGTGGACAGGTTACTTATCACGGTCCAGGTCAGCAAACTATGTATGTTTTGTTGGACATTAAGCGGCGTAAGCTTGGTGTAAGGAACTTGGTAACTGCCCTTGAAAGCTGTGTTGTGAATACTTTGCAGGATTATGCAATCAACGCTTATCCTAAAGCTGACGCTCCTGGGGTATATGTTGACGAAAAGAAAGTCTGCTCAGTTGGGCTACGTATACGTAAAGGCTGCTCATTTCACGGCTTAGCATTGAATGTAAACATGGACTTGTCGCCATTTAATCGTATTAATCCTTGTGGCTATGCTGGCCTTGAGATGATAAATTGCGCAACTATTGGTGGCCCGCAATCTGTAAATGCAGCAGGCACTAAATTGGTTGAGCACTTTTGCAATTTGTTAAATATTGATCACAAAGAATATAAAGAAGGTTTTGATGAGTAA
- the ybeD gene encoding DUF493 family protein YbeD — protein sequence MDTKFDQLLDFPCLQTFKVMGVAHEQLPNDVISCLQNHAPGDYSPTVKPSSKGTYHSLSISVKVTSKEHMETIYTELSSLELVRVVL from the coding sequence GTGGATACTAAATTCGATCAATTGTTGGATTTTCCTTGTTTGCAGACATTCAAAGTAATGGGAGTTGCTCATGAGCAGCTTCCTAATGATGTTATTTCTTGTTTGCAGAACCATGCACCAGGTGATTACAGCCCAACAGTAAAACCCAGTTCTAAAGGTACCTACCATTCGCTATCTATTAGCGTAAAGGTGACTAGTAAAGAACATATGGAAACCATTTACACTGAGTTATCTAGCTTAGAATTAGTAAGAGTTGTGCTGTAA
- a CDS encoding MarR family transcriptional regulator — MFFLKELPTQAMINRYSEDYFPERSEDVAKKLQGLREYSTLIRKLEDYFASHNLSQLRFLVMMVIDREPDRDHLLAHEITERLDVSKPVLSRAIKKLIAASLLSSKKDKQDARAVLLSLTPTSKELLRSILPGYFDILSAQSHSV; from the coding sequence ATGTTTTTTCTAAAAGAGCTACCGACTCAAGCAATGATAAACCGCTACAGTGAAGATTACTTTCCTGAGCGAAGTGAAGATGTCGCTAAAAAATTGCAAGGACTGCGAGAATACAGCACTTTGATTCGAAAATTAGAGGACTACTTTGCTAGCCACAACCTTTCTCAATTACGATTTTTAGTCATGATGGTGATTGATCGTGAGCCGGATCGTGATCACCTCCTTGCCCATGAAATAACAGAAAGGTTAGATGTATCAAAGCCGGTATTGAGTCGAGCCATAAAGAAGCTTATTGCAGCCTCGTTATTGTCTTCCAAAAAGGATAAGCAAGATGCAAGGGCAGTTTTGCTATCTTTGACTCCAACAAGTAAAGAATTACTGAGGTCAATATTGCCCGGCTATTTTGACATTCTGAGTGCTCAAAGCCACTCGGTGTAG
- a CDS encoding peptidylprolyl isomerase, translating to MKPFTTLLIVVAFFSCSALSKVQTEWRAPRLENQVYMQTDEGLVIIELAPFIAPNHVTRFKNLVNQGYYDGLDFYRVIDGFVAQAGDLEDKKPTQFNSPLKAEFTRPIPPISAFQLEQKNDFMAPETGYLHEFPAGRDLQSKEEWLLHCPGNVAMARDVNKDSATTHFYMVIGQATRHLDRNMSSFGQVIYGMPALQSLKRASVNEASGVIVQAEQRSKIHWIKMAENIAPEERIKIEIQKQDSDAFQKRLQSARGLESEFFHFKGNGNLDMCYYKPKTYINE from the coding sequence ATGAAACCTTTCACTACACTTTTAATCGTTGTTGCATTCTTTTCTTGTTCAGCTTTGAGTAAAGTCCAAACAGAATGGCGTGCACCTAGATTAGAAAACCAAGTTTATATGCAAACTGACGAAGGATTAGTGATCATCGAGCTTGCACCATTTATTGCGCCTAATCATGTTACGCGGTTTAAAAACTTAGTGAACCAAGGTTATTACGACGGCTTAGACTTTTATCGGGTGATAGACGGTTTTGTTGCCCAAGCAGGTGATCTTGAGGATAAAAAACCAACTCAATTTAATAGTCCATTAAAGGCAGAGTTTACCCGCCCTATTCCCCCCATTAGTGCCTTTCAACTGGAACAAAAAAATGATTTCATGGCACCTGAAACTGGCTATTTACATGAATTTCCTGCCGGTCGAGATTTACAAAGTAAAGAAGAGTGGCTTCTTCACTGCCCAGGTAATGTAGCCATGGCCAGGGATGTAAATAAAGACTCAGCCACTACCCATTTTTATATGGTCATTGGCCAAGCTACTCGACACCTAGATCGAAACATGAGCTCCTTTGGTCAGGTTATCTATGGCATGCCTGCCTTGCAATCCTTAAAACGGGCAAGTGTCAATGAAGCGAGTGGCGTTATCGTACAAGCTGAGCAGCGTAGTAAAATACATTGGATTAAAATGGCAGAAAATATTGCCCCTGAAGAGCGCATTAAAATTGAAATACAAAAACAGGACTCTGACGCCTTCCAAAAGCGTTTACAAAGCGCTCGTGGTTTAGAAAGTGAATTCTTTCACTTTAAGGGTAACGGTAACTTGGACATGTGCTACTACAAGCCCAAAACTTACATAAACGAATAA